Proteins encoded together in one Paenibacillus sp. J23TS9 window:
- a CDS encoding response regulator, which produces MGVSAKYKVILVDDEPMILRSLQAAIDWEGLGLEVAGTARNGEGALKLIGEHSPDMVISDIRMPGMDGIALMKEVLTGNPKRVFIVISGYGEFEYAREALRQGAFDYMLKPIDHDELTGMLQRAAAHLDAQTENDKLLHSVHVLSVMARERMFSEWIEGNDRPLTYMQWMENSELEQEYFMAVVQLDHFLRLNEQWLMDEKRLWLFAIRNILEEWSLQHGGLTVFPFHSGEWIILLPKNLKPEKAKLGNDLIYQIKRYSKLSCSVGISRSSKGIGQLSMAYQSATRALYQRFYSEQEGVFIDQGDMGNEPQPAEMKYPKHLEAALMESVRTLDSQRMASLFDELKLYIEQHAFAKEAAERLLVEIAVVLYRHLEYANLLAEWPLDGLIQDLHEAGNLNELIGMLKRAFARQMNESLRSQVKEDGHSLIEKAKAYITNHYHKDLSMEEVAEVVDLSISHFCTLFKQMSGYTFLEYLTQCRMEKAKYILKNTSVKVYQIAPLVGYQDAKYFTQVFKKATGRTPSEFREETG; this is translated from the coding sequence ATGGGAGTATCAGCCAAATATAAAGTCATTCTCGTGGATGACGAGCCGATGATCCTGCGCAGCCTACAGGCTGCCATCGACTGGGAGGGGCTGGGACTAGAAGTCGCCGGAACTGCCAGAAACGGGGAAGGTGCGCTGAAGCTCATCGGTGAGCACTCACCGGATATGGTTATCAGCGATATCCGTATGCCCGGGATGGATGGCATTGCGCTGATGAAGGAAGTACTGACAGGCAATCCGAAACGGGTCTTTATCGTCATCAGCGGCTACGGTGAGTTTGAGTATGCGCGTGAGGCACTTCGGCAGGGAGCCTTCGATTATATGCTGAAGCCCATTGATCACGATGAACTGACCGGCATGCTCCAGCGGGCTGCTGCGCATCTGGATGCCCAGACCGAGAACGACAAGCTGCTTCATTCCGTGCATGTGTTGTCGGTAATGGCGCGGGAGCGAATGTTTTCGGAGTGGATTGAAGGCAATGACCGGCCGCTCACGTATATGCAGTGGATGGAGAATAGTGAACTGGAGCAGGAATATTTTATGGCCGTCGTGCAGCTGGACCATTTTCTGCGCCTGAATGAGCAGTGGCTCATGGATGAGAAGCGTCTATGGCTATTTGCCATCCGCAATATTTTGGAGGAATGGTCCCTGCAGCATGGTGGATTGACGGTGTTCCCTTTTCACAGCGGCGAATGGATTATCCTTTTGCCAAAAAATCTTAAGCCGGAAAAAGCTAAGCTTGGCAACGATCTGATCTACCAGATCAAAAGGTATTCCAAGCTGAGCTGCTCTGTGGGTATCAGCCGCAGCAGCAAAGGGATCGGGCAGCTGAGCATGGCGTATCAGAGTGCTACACGAGCACTTTATCAACGCTTTTATTCCGAGCAGGAAGGGGTATTCATCGACCAGGGTGATATGGGAAATGAACCGCAGCCTGCAGAAATGAAATACCCCAAACATCTGGAAGCCGCGCTTATGGAAAGTGTCCGAACGCTGGATTCGCAGCGGATGGCTTCGCTTTTTGATGAGCTGAAGTTGTATATTGAGCAGCATGCTTTTGCCAAGGAGGCGGCGGAGCGGCTGCTTGTGGAAATTGCGGTTGTCCTCTACAGGCATCTGGAATATGCGAACCTGCTTGCCGAATGGCCGCTGGATGGCCTGATTCAGGATCTGCATGAAGCGGGAAATCTGAATGAACTGATCGGAATGTTGAAAAGAGCCTTCGCGCGGCAGATGAATGAGAGCCTCCGCAGTCAGGTGAAGGAGGACGGTCATTCGCTGATCGAAAAGGCGAAGGCTTATATTACGAACCATTATCACAAGGATCTGAGCATGGAAGAGGTTGCAGAAGTGGTGGACCTGAGCATCAGCCATTTCTGCACGCTGTTCAAGCAAATGTCCGGCTATACCTTCCTTGAATATCTGACCCAGTGCCGGATGGAGAAGGCCAAGTATATACTGAAGAATACAAGCGTCAAGGTGTATCAGATTGCACCGCTGGTCGGATACCAGGACGCGAAATATTTCACGCAGGTGTTCAAGAAAGCGACGGGACGCACGCCATCCGAATTTCGCGAAGAAACGGGTTAA
- a CDS encoding ABC transporter substrate-binding protein has product MKKWLNWSWALLYAAVLTVTVTLVARGNHNAIEEDTTEKITLTFRHFWITEHDRPMLNIFEDIVRQYESSHPNVKVNFEGMDQTIHREQKLKSEMVTGTPPDMFVLFGGAEIEPYIRSNRLMDLTDFVKSNHLEKEFKDLQLWTFNNRIYGLPIEGNAEPLYVNTSIFNKLGLALPETIGQLNEAVEVLKKNGYTPFALGNEDRWPAAVFAHYLMDRYSNPQTIDDIVQGKSGAAFQNSGYLKAFQQLEEWGREGAFGPSPNDLSTEEAIDLFTHGKAAMYLNGNWDITLFHNEKAPSDFQNEVGVIPFPALYPGGERAIAGGYTFGIGLSSNLTEAQKKAAFELMQVFYSKDVQKQIVYEGLRIPSMRIHFDAEKTGPIFTQVTGLMEQNPQTFVPYDNILSPEVKRSFLAVVEEMINRQITAKDALDRMDDALKQYWNLRRSSTVK; this is encoded by the coding sequence ATGAAAAAATGGCTGAACTGGAGCTGGGCTCTGCTGTATGCCGCGGTATTAACCGTCACCGTCACGCTGGTGGCAAGGGGCAACCATAATGCGATTGAAGAGGATACGACCGAGAAAATCACGCTCACCTTCCGCCATTTCTGGATAACGGAGCATGATCGGCCTATGCTGAATATTTTCGAGGATATCGTCCGTCAGTACGAGAGCTCCCATCCCAATGTGAAGGTCAATTTTGAGGGGATGGACCAGACGATTCACCGGGAGCAGAAGCTGAAGAGCGAAATGGTAACCGGTACACCACCGGATATGTTCGTACTGTTTGGCGGGGCTGAGATCGAGCCATATATCCGTTCGAATCGTCTGATGGATCTGACGGATTTTGTGAAGAGCAACCATCTGGAGAAGGAATTCAAGGACCTGCAGCTATGGACCTTTAACAACCGGATTTATGGTCTGCCGATTGAAGGCAACGCCGAGCCGCTTTACGTGAATACGAGTATCTTCAATAAGCTGGGGCTGGCACTCCCCGAAACGATCGGCCAGCTGAATGAGGCGGTAGAGGTGCTGAAGAAGAATGGATATACTCCGTTTGCGCTCGGTAATGAGGATCGCTGGCCTGCTGCAGTATTCGCCCATTATCTGATGGACCGTTACAGCAATCCGCAGACGATTGATGATATCGTTCAGGGGAAGAGCGGGGCAGCCTTCCAGAACAGCGGGTATTTAAAGGCATTTCAGCAGCTTGAGGAATGGGGCAGAGAAGGAGCCTTCGGCCCATCTCCCAATGACCTATCTACAGAAGAGGCTATCGACCTGTTCACGCACGGAAAGGCTGCGATGTATTTGAACGGGAACTGGGACATCACATTGTTTCACAATGAGAAGGCTCCTTCTGATTTTCAAAATGAGGTGGGGGTCATTCCATTTCCGGCCCTGTATCCAGGTGGAGAGAGAGCTATTGCCGGGGGATATACCTTCGGGATCGGGCTCTCATCTAATTTGACCGAGGCGCAGAAGAAGGCAGCATTTGAGCTGATGCAGGTCTTTTATTCCAAGGACGTGCAGAAGCAGATCGTTTATGAAGGTCTTCGAATTCCATCGATGAGGATCCATTTCGACGCAGAGAAGACAGGTCCGATTTTTACACAGGTTACTGGCCTTATGGAACAGAATCCGCAGACCTTTGTGCCGTATGACAATATATTGTCGCCTGAAGTGAAGAGATCGTTTCTGGCCGTTGTTGAAGAAATGATAAATCGTCAAATCACGGCCAAGGATGCGCTTGATAGAATGGACGATGCCCTGAAACAATACTGGAACCTGCGGCGCAGCTCCACCGTGAAATGA
- a CDS encoding sensor histidine kinase has translation MKLRRKILLAIILLVFIPVIVMGVVSYYNFSSAMEKKSNNFYWISLLETDRKLKFALNEINSISNAAITQPAIQQALKNQDSIMTYDRKQEINNLLINHPMITSFSLYSKTNLIYQYNAPLSYTDMKHQVWFDDMQKAEGRPVWSGPGENGSAETGKPVMIHARIIKDYYSLEDIGYLVIYVKPDILDQVFWESATLKSGDILLVNKQGSIVFNKSGGHIGEKVNFPFLSDGFHQEKDYYVDSYQHEKSLITFLPSHNDQWYLVAVTPLKLIRSESVSIRNIAVILVLFSLLSALWFDQFFIRRLVRSIISAVNGMKRVKQGIFVPIQSHVERFDETDLLIDGFNRMSQQIQELIQQVETEQTRKKEAEMQALVAQINPHFIYNSLESINSMAVLAGNRDISKMVISLGKLLRISISENHELITMNMELEHVRHYMNIQKYRFEDRFEYEIDLPESLKSFMTQKLIVQPIVENALYHAIEPMEEKGYIRIVAQDAGSDIIIDVTDNGPGFDQTTLLQLGDGNANGVKKYRDSGVGLKNVHERLRIRFGGRYGIFICSSPGFGSTVRIRLPKIMP, from the coding sequence ATGAAGCTCCGCCGTAAAATCTTGCTTGCTATTATTCTTCTTGTGTTTATACCCGTTATCGTAATGGGAGTGGTCTCTTATTATAATTTTTCGAGCGCGATGGAGAAGAAGTCGAATAACTTTTACTGGATATCTCTACTGGAGACGGACCGGAAGCTGAAGTTTGCGCTGAATGAGATTAACTCGATTTCCAATGCGGCGATCACGCAGCCGGCGATCCAGCAGGCATTAAAAAATCAAGACTCCATCATGACTTATGACCGCAAGCAGGAAATTAATAATTTGCTTATCAATCATCCGATGATTACTTCATTCAGTCTCTATTCGAAAACCAATCTCATCTATCAATACAATGCTCCTTTGTCTTACACCGATATGAAGCATCAGGTCTGGTTTGACGACATGCAAAAGGCAGAAGGCAGGCCGGTATGGTCTGGTCCGGGGGAGAATGGCTCTGCCGAGACTGGCAAGCCGGTCATGATTCATGCCCGCATCATCAAGGATTATTATTCGCTGGAGGATATCGGCTACCTCGTCATCTACGTGAAGCCTGATATTCTGGATCAGGTATTCTGGGAATCCGCCACGCTGAAGAGTGGTGATATACTGCTCGTCAATAAACAGGGCAGCATCGTATTCAATAAATCCGGCGGACATATTGGTGAGAAGGTGAATTTCCCCTTTTTATCGGATGGCTTCCATCAAGAGAAGGATTACTATGTAGACAGCTATCAGCATGAAAAGTCACTGATTACCTTTCTTCCATCACATAATGATCAGTGGTATCTGGTCGCCGTCACCCCGCTCAAGCTGATCCGCTCTGAATCCGTATCAATCCGGAACATTGCCGTGATTCTGGTGCTGTTCTCACTGCTGTCGGCCTTATGGTTCGACCAGTTTTTTATCCGGAGGCTTGTACGCAGCATTATCAGCGCGGTAAACGGCATGAAGCGGGTAAAGCAGGGGATCTTCGTGCCGATCCAGTCACATGTTGAGCGCTTTGACGAAACAGACCTGCTGATCGACGGCTTCAACCGTATGAGTCAGCAGATTCAAGAGCTTATCCAGCAGGTGGAGACGGAACAAACACGTAAAAAGGAAGCCGAGATGCAGGCGCTGGTCGCCCAGATCAACCCGCATTTTATATACAATTCGCTGGAATCCATCAATTCCATGGCCGTGCTGGCTGGCAACCGGGATATCAGTAAAATGGTCATCTCCCTAGGCAAGCTGCTGCGGATCAGCATCAGTGAGAATCATGAGCTTATTACTATGAATATGGAACTCGAGCATGTCCGCCATTATATGAATATACAAAAATACCGTTTCGAGGACCGCTTCGAATACGAGATCGACCTGCCTGAATCCCTGAAAAGCTTCATGACGCAAAAGCTGATTGTCCAGCCGATCGTTGAAAATGCCCTGTACCATGCGATCGAACCGATGGAGGAAAAGGGTTATATCCGAATTGTGGCGCAGGATGCCGGCAGTGACATCATCATCGATGTGACCGACAACGGTCCGGGATTCGATCAGACAACGCTTCTGCAACTGGGAGACGGGAACGCAAACGGCGTGAAGAAGTACCGCGACAGCGGCGTGGGATTGAAAAATGTGCATGAACGCCTCCGCATCCGGTTTGGCGGCCGCTACGGCATTTTCATATGCTCCTCTCCAGGCTTTGGGTCAACCGTCCGTATCAGGCTGCCCAAAATTATGCCATGA
- a CDS encoding carbohydrate ABC transporter permease, protein MSSNSWAGSSRAPGDAGFISKTVFYILLIIGALASIFPFYWMFVIATNDRGAVFHIPPLLTIGGEFFNNFQRVLERTDFFRALFNSLFVSSMVTISVVFFCTLAGYAFAKYEFPFKTALFYFVIATLFVPSQLSVLPTYIIMAKLHWIDTYRALIVPAMVNAFGIFWMRQYVSTAVHSELIESGRIDGGGHFRIFWNIAIPVITPAMATLGILNFMNVWNDFFWPLVVLKNSEHFTIQIALQQLFSNRDGLDYGMIMSATFTATLPLLVVFLLFSRWVIAGLTSGAIKS, encoded by the coding sequence ATGAGTTCGAATTCTTGGGCTGGCTCCTCCAGAGCACCTGGCGATGCCGGGTTTATCAGCAAAACAGTATTCTATATCCTGCTTATTATCGGAGCGCTGGCATCCATATTCCCGTTCTACTGGATGTTTGTCATTGCGACGAATGACCGCGGCGCCGTATTCCATATTCCGCCTTTGCTGACGATTGGCGGCGAGTTCTTCAATAACTTTCAGCGCGTACTGGAGCGGACGGATTTCTTCAGGGCACTGTTTAACTCCCTGTTCGTGTCGTCCATGGTGACGATTTCCGTAGTTTTCTTCTGTACGCTAGCGGGTTACGCTTTTGCTAAATATGAGTTTCCGTTTAAAACGGCTTTATTTTACTTTGTCATCGCGACATTGTTTGTACCTTCCCAGCTGAGCGTGCTGCCAACGTATATCATTATGGCGAAGCTGCACTGGATCGACACTTACCGGGCATTGATCGTGCCAGCGATGGTGAATGCCTTCGGTATCTTTTGGATGAGACAATATGTGTCCACGGCGGTGCACTCGGAGCTGATTGAATCCGGAAGGATTGACGGTGGCGGGCATTTCCGGATTTTCTGGAATATCGCTATTCCAGTCATTACACCGGCAATGGCGACGCTGGGCATCCTGAATTTCATGAATGTGTGGAATGACTTCTTCTGGCCTTTGGTGGTGCTGAAGAACAGCGAGCACTTCACGATTCAAATTGCGCTGCAGCAGCTATTTTCCAACCGCGACGGTCTGGACTACGGCATGATTATGTCCGCAACCTTCACAGCCACACTGCCGCTGCTCGTCGTATTCCTGCTGTTCAGCCGCTGGGTCATTGCCGGTCTGACCTCTGGTGCGATCAAAAGTTGA
- a CDS encoding carbohydrate ABC transporter permease codes for MAEPVTAVQTVSAGKRPFWTEQRRSRLTAYTFISPFFILFAIFGLYPIFFTIYLSFFKWDALGPMKYVGMKNYDLVTSDPMFWTSFTNTLIMGVMGTIPQLIIALLLAVMLNSAMTRFKKTFRVLFFMPNITSIVAVTLVFSTLFGNNGMVNWLLHQFGMESMAFNSGWWGVKIAISTMVMWRWTGYNAIIFLSGLQSIPLDLYEAARIDGANRRQQLAFITLPLLKPFIVFVTLISTIGSLQLFTEPYVYLGQSGTGSTRQEGITMVTYLYSEAFRNGFFGTAAATAVMLFIITIIFSMINMWVSGRMEGDTGGGKA; via the coding sequence ATGGCAGAACCCGTAACCGCTGTACAAACCGTTTCAGCAGGCAAGCGGCCTTTCTGGACTGAACAAAGGCGGAGCCGGTTAACGGCCTACACGTTTATATCGCCCTTTTTTATTTTGTTTGCCATCTTTGGCTTGTACCCGATCTTTTTTACGATTTACTTATCCTTTTTCAAGTGGGATGCGCTTGGACCGATGAAATATGTCGGTATGAAAAACTATGATCTGGTCACCAGTGACCCGATGTTTTGGACTTCATTCACGAACACGCTCATTATGGGCGTCATGGGAACAATCCCGCAGCTGATCATCGCGCTGTTGCTGGCCGTCATGCTGAATTCAGCCATGACCCGTTTCAAGAAAACGTTCCGGGTCCTCTTTTTCATGCCCAATATTACTTCGATTGTGGCTGTTACCCTCGTGTTCAGTACGCTGTTCGGCAATAACGGCATGGTCAACTGGCTGCTGCATCAGTTTGGAATGGAGAGCATGGCCTTTAACTCCGGCTGGTGGGGCGTTAAGATCGCTATCTCCACCATGGTGATGTGGCGCTGGACGGGCTACAACGCCATTATCTTCTTATCCGGTCTTCAAAGCATACCTTTGGACTTGTATGAGGCGGCACGCATCGACGGCGCAAACCGGCGTCAGCAGCTGGCCTTTATCACGCTGCCGCTCCTGAAGCCGTTCATCGTTTTCGTAACATTGATCTCGACCATCGGTTCACTGCAGCTCTTTACGGAGCCTTATGTGTATCTTGGACAATCGGGAACAGGCTCCACACGTCAGGAAGGCATTACCATGGTAACCTATCTGTACAGTGAAGCATTCCGCAATGGCTTCTTCGGTACAGCAGCGGCTACGGCCGTGATGCTGTTTATCATCACCATCATTTTCTCCATGATCAATATGTGGGTATCGGGCCGTATGGAAGGCGACACAGGAGGTGGCAAGGCATGA
- a CDS encoding ABC transporter substrate-binding protein, protein MKRGKKWPMLLLSLMLTASLAACGGKSSTQDTQTPEKTTDNTTTQTEDTKKDSGEKVELSFWSLGTTNYEELGKEYTKEHPNVTIKFQNTSDQTAHHNNLTTALSAGSGAPDIFMLEIGFMERFIGAEDKFYNLNDLGAKDIAGNYLDWKWKQGSSKDGSFQIGLPTDIGPTVVYYRTDLAEKAGLPTEPDAFGKEIDTWDKFAAVAKQFKDKTGKPFADLTDLVYNGIRDQSEGEIYFSKEDGSFIGDKNPQVKKAFDFTVKGIQEGWIGNTLLWSPEWGQATNDGGFDVMLGPAWMAGNIKSNGPDSSGKWRITQLPEGAGNWGGSFLTLPKQGKHSKEAYEFISWLDDKENQLESFKTKGLMPSIPALYTDEAFTGFKDDFFGGQATAVEYGKAAQRVKPVYYGPLHDQVDTFFKDALKNVLEKKADPAKEWDAAVEKAKTLAARS, encoded by the coding sequence ATGAAACGAGGTAAGAAATGGCCAATGCTGCTGCTATCGCTGATGCTGACGGCATCACTCGCCGCATGTGGAGGAAAGAGCAGTACGCAGGACACCCAGACTCCTGAGAAGACGACAGATAATACAACCACGCAAACCGAAGATACAAAGAAGGATTCCGGCGAAAAGGTGGAGCTGAGCTTCTGGTCGCTTGGCACAACCAACTATGAGGAGCTTGGCAAAGAATACACCAAAGAGCATCCAAATGTAACGATTAAATTTCAAAATACCTCCGACCAGACCGCTCACCATAACAATCTGACTACTGCGCTGTCCGCAGGCTCGGGTGCGCCTGACATCTTCATGCTTGAAATCGGCTTCATGGAGCGCTTTATCGGCGCCGAGGATAAATTTTATAACCTGAATGATTTAGGGGCTAAAGATATTGCCGGCAACTATCTGGACTGGAAATGGAAACAGGGTTCTTCCAAGGACGGCAGCTTCCAGATCGGTCTTCCGACAGATATTGGTCCGACCGTTGTATACTACCGCACGGATCTCGCTGAGAAAGCCGGACTTCCAACCGAACCGGATGCGTTTGGCAAAGAAATCGATACATGGGATAAATTCGCCGCTGTGGCGAAGCAGTTCAAGGACAAGACAGGCAAACCGTTTGCTGACCTGACCGATCTGGTCTATAACGGTATCCGCGACCAATCCGAAGGTGAAATCTACTTCAGCAAAGAGGACGGCTCCTTCATCGGCGATAAAAACCCGCAGGTGAAGAAAGCATTTGACTTTACGGTCAAAGGAATCCAGGAAGGCTGGATCGGCAACACGCTGCTATGGTCTCCTGAATGGGGCCAAGCAACGAATGACGGTGGATTCGACGTTATGCTCGGCCCGGCATGGATGGCAGGCAACATCAAGAGCAACGGTCCGGACTCCTCAGGCAAATGGAGAATTACCCAGCTTCCTGAAGGTGCTGGCAACTGGGGCGGTTCGTTCCTGACGCTGCCGAAGCAGGGTAAGCATTCGAAGGAAGCCTACGAATTCATTTCCTGGCTGGACGACAAGGAGAATCAGCTTGAATCATTTAAGACAAAAGGTCTGATGCCTTCCATTCCTGCTCTGTATACGGATGAAGCCTTCACAGGCTTTAAAGATGATTTCTTTGGCGGCCAGGCAACGGCTGTTGAATATGGTAAAGCTGCACAACGCGTAAAACCTGTATACTATGGCCCGCTGCATGACCAAGTTGACACCTTCTTCAAGGATGCGCTCAAGAACGTTCTCGAGAAAAAGGCAGACCCGGCGAAGGAATGGGACGCGGCCGTTGAGAAGGCGAAGACGCTCGCAGCGCGTAGTTAA